From a region of the Sulfuriferula plumbiphila genome:
- a CDS encoding NAD-dependent formate dehydrogenase, with translation MAKVLCVLYDDPVGGYPKAYARDAIPKIERYADGQTTPTPQAIDFKPGALLGCVSGELGLRKFLESRGHSLFVTSDKDGPNSAFEKELVDAEIVISQPFWPAYLTAERIAKAPKLKLALTAGIGSDHVDLQAAIDRKITVAEVTFSNSISVAEHVVMMILGLVRNYIPSYQWVVKGGWNIADCVERSYDVEGMEVGTVAAGRIGLAVLRRLKPFDVKLHYTDRHRLPESVEKELNLIYHADVESMAKVCDVVTINCPLHPETEHLFNASLIAKMKRGAYIINTARGKICDRDAIASALESGQLAGYAGDVWFPQPAPKDHPWRTMPHHGMTPHISGSSLSAQARYAAGTREILECWFDGKPIRNEYLVVDGGKLAGVGAHSYSAGNATKGSEEAARFRG, from the coding sequence ATGGCCAAAGTTCTGTGCGTGCTTTACGATGACCCCGTGGGCGGTTACCCCAAAGCGTATGCGCGCGACGCGATTCCCAAGATCGAGCGTTATGCCGATGGACAAACCACACCGACCCCCCAGGCGATCGATTTCAAGCCGGGTGCGCTGCTTGGCTGTGTGTCAGGGGAGTTGGGACTGCGCAAGTTCCTCGAGTCGCGCGGCCATAGCCTGTTCGTTACGTCCGATAAGGACGGACCCAACTCTGCGTTCGAGAAGGAACTGGTCGACGCGGAGATCGTCATCTCGCAGCCATTTTGGCCTGCCTATCTGACGGCAGAGCGTATTGCCAAGGCGCCCAAGCTCAAGCTTGCATTGACGGCCGGCATCGGATCGGACCATGTGGATTTGCAGGCAGCGATCGACCGCAAGATCACGGTGGCGGAAGTCACCTTCAGCAACAGCATCAGCGTGGCCGAGCATGTGGTGATGATGATCCTGGGCTTGGTGCGAAACTACATTCCATCCTATCAATGGGTCGTGAAAGGCGGCTGGAATATTGCCGATTGCGTTGAGCGCTCTTACGACGTGGAAGGCATGGAAGTCGGCACGGTAGCGGCGGGACGTATCGGGCTGGCCGTGCTGCGTCGGCTCAAGCCCTTTGACGTGAAGTTGCATTACACCGACCGCCATCGTCTGCCGGAAAGCGTGGAGAAGGAACTGAACCTGATCTATCACGCAGATGTGGAATCGATGGCCAAGGTCTGTGACGTGGTCACGATCAATTGTCCGTTGCATCCCGAGACAGAGCATCTGTTTAATGCTTCGCTGATCGCGAAGATGAAACGCGGTGCCTATATCATCAATACGGCTCGTGGCAAGATTTGTGATCGCGATGCCATTGCGAGTGCGCTGGAGAGTGGCCAATTGGCCGGTTATGCGGGTGATGTCTGGTTCCCCCAACCCGCACCGAAGGATCACCCTTGGCGCACCATGCCGCACCATGGCATGACTCCGCATATCTCGGGCAGTTCGCTGTCGGCGCAGGCGCGCTATGCGGCAGGCACGCGCGAGATACTTGAATGCTGGTTCGACGGAAAACCCATTCGCAACGAGTATCTCGTGGTCGATGGCGGCAAGCTTGCTGGTGTAGGTGCGCATTCCTACAGCGCAGGCAATGCCACAAAGGGCTCCGAAGAGGCAGCGAGGTTCAGGGGCTAA
- a CDS encoding LysR family transcriptional regulator, producing MFIRQLDYLVTLSREKHFARAAKACYVSQPALSAAIRHLEEELGVPIVQRGQRFQGLTPEGERILNWARKTLAAWEGLRQEASIARTHLAGTLRLGAIPTTMPIVSLLTGPFRAAHSEMCQLVQSLSTEEIIRRLDSFELDLGLTYLEDQCLEGFRVLPLYRERYMLLARDPASIGDCQEMSWANAAELPLCLLTNNMQNRRIINAAFRRANAQPRVVVETDSVFALYSHVRCAELFSIVPHSLLCLFEMREELAAIPLTPEINRAIGLIALDHDPLSPMVAAAWAVTQTLDLEARFDTMISGTYQPIRAND from the coding sequence ATGTTCATTCGTCAGCTTGACTACTTGGTAACGCTATCTCGTGAGAAGCACTTCGCTCGCGCAGCCAAGGCATGTTACGTATCGCAACCTGCGCTGTCTGCGGCGATCCGCCATCTGGAAGAGGAGCTGGGCGTGCCGATCGTCCAGCGCGGACAGCGATTTCAGGGGCTCACGCCGGAAGGCGAGCGCATTCTGAACTGGGCCAGGAAAACGCTCGCTGCCTGGGAGGGACTGCGTCAAGAAGCCTCGATTGCACGCACGCACCTGGCCGGCACACTTCGGCTCGGGGCTATCCCGACGACGATGCCCATCGTGTCCCTGTTGACTGGACCCTTTCGTGCCGCACACTCGGAAATGTGCCAACTGGTGCAATCCTTGAGCACCGAAGAGATTATCCGCCGGCTGGATAGCTTCGAACTGGACTTGGGGCTTACGTATCTCGAGGACCAGTGCCTGGAAGGGTTCCGTGTCCTGCCGCTGTATCGCGAACGTTACATGCTCCTCGCCCGCGATCCCGCATCCATTGGTGATTGCCAGGAAATGAGTTGGGCGAACGCTGCCGAACTGCCTCTGTGCCTGCTCACAAACAATATGCAGAACCGGCGCATCATCAACGCCGCGTTCCGCCGGGCCAACGCGCAACCGCGCGTGGTCGTGGAGACCGATTCGGTTTTCGCGCTCTATTCCCATGTGCGCTGCGCCGAGCTGTTCAGCATTGTGCCGCACAGCCTGCTGTGCCTGTTCGAGATGCGCGAGGAGTTGGCAGCCATCCCGCTCACGCCGGAGATTAATCGCGCGATCGGTCTGATTGCGCTTGACCACGATCCGCTTTCCCCCATGGTCGCAGCCGCTTGGGCGGTCACGCAAACGCTCGACCTGGAAGCGCGTTTCGACACCATGATAAGCGGCACCTATCAGCCCATCCGCGCAAACGACTAG
- the bluB gene encoding 5,6-dimethylbenzimidazole synthase: MNRFSNEEIAAVYKVIAERRDIRHFLPDPIEPELLARLLNAAHLAPSVGFMQPWRFIRIADPGLRSTIHQMVEQERIHTAHALHEREDEFMRLKVEGVRECGELLVVALMDRREAHIFGRRTLPEMDLASVACAIQNIWLAARAEGIGMGWVSLFDPQQLALLLGMPAGAKPIAILCLGHVEAFYPKPMLEIEGWAERQKLQDMVYENTWRNQAESHGEPE, encoded by the coding sequence ATGAACCGATTCAGCAACGAAGAAATCGCCGCAGTTTACAAGGTGATTGCCGAACGGCGCGATATCCGCCATTTTCTTCCTGACCCTATCGAGCCGGAGTTGCTGGCGCGCCTGCTGAATGCCGCGCATCTGGCCCCCAGCGTCGGTTTCATGCAGCCATGGCGGTTTATCCGGATTGCCGACCCGGGCCTGCGTAGCACCATTCACCAGATGGTCGAGCAAGAGCGCATCCACACCGCACATGCCTTGCACGAGCGCGAAGACGAATTCATGCGGCTGAAAGTGGAAGGGGTGCGCGAATGCGGCGAACTGCTGGTGGTGGCGTTGATGGATCGGCGCGAGGCGCATATTTTCGGACGCCGCACGCTGCCGGAAATGGACCTCGCCTCGGTCGCCTGCGCGATTCAGAATATCTGGCTGGCAGCTCGTGCCGAAGGCATCGGCATGGGCTGGGTGTCGCTGTTCGATCCGCAACAGCTTGCCCTGCTGCTGGGCATGCCCGCCGGCGCCAAGCCGATTGCAATACTGTGCCTTGGCCATGTGGAAGCCTTTTATCCGAAGCCGATGCTCGAAATCGAAGGCTGGGCGGAGCGGCAGAAGCTGCAGGACATGGTGTATGAGAATACGTGGCGCAATCAGGCCGAGAGTCATGGCGAACCTGAATGA
- a CDS encoding cobyric acid synthase encodes MVQGTTSDAGKSTVVAALCRLLARQGIRVVPFKPQNMALNSAVTADGGEIGRAQALQAQAAGLAPHTDMNPVLLKPSSDTGAQVIIHGKVRADMNARDYHQYKTVAMQAVLASYRRLAGQYEAVIVEGAGSPAEVNLRERDIANMGFAEAVDCPVILVADIDRGGVFAHIVGTLACLSGSERQRIIGFVINRFRGDIGLLEPGLEWLERQTGKPVLAVLPYLQGLFLDAEDAIQSAQTAGGGFRVVVPVLPRISNHTDFDALRAHPDVDLKFIGSGQAIPPADLIILPGSKSTRADLAWLVEQGWQEALTKHLRYGGKVIGICGGFQMLGKTIADPHGAEGLPGVSQALGLLDIDTELTQHKRVIQVRGRCAFADAGVAGYEIHMGTSQGAALTNPAFYIDDRPEGARSADGQILGTYLHGLFDTPQASAALLHWAGLASATVIDLALLREKSLDRIADASVPLFEALAAIRQNLAIPSNWITHGIDINFPSR; translated from the coding sequence ATGGTGCAAGGCACGACCTCCGATGCCGGCAAAAGCACCGTGGTGGCGGCGCTATGCCGTTTATTGGCCAGGCAAGGCATCAGGGTGGTTCCTTTCAAGCCGCAGAATATGGCGCTCAATAGCGCAGTGACCGCGGACGGGGGAGAGATCGGACGGGCGCAGGCATTGCAGGCGCAGGCGGCCGGACTGGCGCCGCATACCGACATGAATCCGGTGTTGCTCAAGCCATCCAGCGATACCGGCGCGCAAGTCATCATCCACGGCAAAGTGCGGGCCGACATGAACGCGCGCGATTACCACCAATACAAGACGGTCGCGATGCAGGCGGTGCTGGCCTCGTACCGGCGGCTTGCCGGGCAATATGAAGCCGTGATCGTGGAAGGCGCCGGCAGCCCGGCCGAAGTCAATCTGCGCGAGCGCGACATCGCCAACATGGGTTTCGCCGAAGCGGTTGATTGCCCGGTGATCCTGGTGGCCGATATTGATCGCGGCGGCGTGTTTGCGCACATCGTTGGCACCCTTGCATGCCTGTCCGGCAGCGAGCGACAACGCATTATCGGCTTCGTCATCAATCGCTTTCGCGGCGATATCGGCTTGCTGGAGCCGGGTCTGGAATGGCTGGAACGGCAAACCGGCAAACCGGTGCTGGCAGTGTTGCCGTATTTGCAGGGTTTGTTCCTGGATGCCGAAGATGCGATCCAGTCAGCGCAAACGGCGGGTGGAGGATTTCGTGTCGTGGTCCCGGTCTTGCCGAGGATCAGCAACCATACTGACTTTGACGCGCTGCGCGCCCACCCGGATGTGGATCTGAAATTCATCGGATCGGGGCAAGCGATTCCGCCAGCCGATCTCATCATCCTGCCCGGCAGTAAAAGTACCCGTGCAGACTTGGCCTGGCTGGTCGAACAAGGCTGGCAGGAAGCGTTGACCAAACACCTGCGTTATGGCGGCAAGGTCATTGGGATCTGCGGAGGATTCCAGATGCTGGGCAAGACAATCGCCGACCCGCACGGGGCAGAAGGTTTGCCGGGCGTATCGCAAGCGCTCGGCTTGCTCGACATCGATACCGAGCTGACACAGCACAAGCGCGTGATCCAGGTCCGTGGCCGTTGCGCTTTTGCCGATGCCGGAGTTGCCGGTTACGAAATTCATATGGGAACATCGCAGGGCGCGGCACTCACTAACCCCGCTTTTTATATTGACGACCGGCCCGAAGGAGCGCGCTCAGCCGATGGGCAGATCCTGGGCACCTATCTGCATGGTTTGTTCGATACGCCGCAAGCATCTGCTGCGTTGCTGCACTGGGCCGGACTCGCAAGCGCAACCGTGATTGACCTTGCCCTGTTGCGCGAGAAAAGTCTGGATCGGATAGCAGACGCTTCAGTGCCGCTATTCGAGGCACTTGCGGCCATCCGCCAAAACCTGGCGATACCTTCAAATTGGATCACACACGGAATCGACATCAATTTTCCGAGCAGATAG
- a CDS encoding HPP family protein: MAWSFFGGLVAIETVGYVSAVSATPLVLGSFGASCVLLFGFPESPFSQPRNVISALTGLLFLSVFGAVIPRF; encoded by the coding sequence ATTGCCTGGTCCTTTTTCGGTGGACTGGTTGCGATTGAGACGGTAGGTTACGTCTCAGCGGTAAGCGCAACGCCACTGGTGCTGGGATCCTTCGGCGCAAGCTGTGTACTACTCTTTGGGTTCCCGGAGAGTCCGTTCTCGCAACCCAGGAACGTCATTTCGGCGCTGACCGGACTGTTGTTTTTGTCCGTGTTTGGCGCGGTAATCCCCCGTTTTTAG
- the cobD gene encoding threonine-phosphate decarboxylase CobD: protein MLEHGGNLHDAIARFGRPREEWIDLSTGINPQPYPVPPLAADAWHRLPEASPALAAAAAAYYGAPRVLPVAGTQAAIQALPRLRAPARVVVAAPAYAEHAHRWAQAGHAVREVGHDELGSAVADCEVMVICNPNNPTGATIAPEILLAWAGQLALRNGWLVVDEAFGDTVPQLSVAAWSDRPGLIVLRSVGKFFGLAGLRLGFVAAQPALLSALSDVLGPWSVSGPAHDIGCAALADRSWQQAMRKHLLSAGERLHGLLASHAISASGGALYQWWSEPHAEAFWQHMAQRGIWVRWFTRGARGIRLGLPLDEAGWQRLEQALAAWTAAQTGLCEKPQQARKHRGECP, encoded by the coding sequence ATGCTTGAACATGGCGGCAACCTGCACGATGCCATCGCCCGCTTCGGCCGGCCGCGCGAAGAGTGGATCGATCTTTCTACCGGCATCAATCCGCAGCCGTATCCTGTCCCTCCTTTGGCTGCGGATGCGTGGCATCGCCTGCCGGAGGCCAGTCCGGCACTGGCCGCCGCCGCGGCGGCCTATTACGGCGCGCCACGGGTATTGCCGGTGGCGGGCACGCAAGCCGCGATTCAGGCACTGCCGCGCTTGCGCGCGCCGGCGCGGGTAGTGGTGGCTGCGCCCGCTTATGCCGAACATGCGCATCGCTGGGCGCAAGCAGGCCATGCGGTGCGTGAAGTAGGCCATGACGAACTGGGTTCCGCCGTGGCGGATTGCGAGGTGATGGTGATCTGCAATCCGAACAATCCGACCGGCGCCACCATTGCACCTGAAATACTGCTGGCCTGGGCCGGGCAGCTGGCATTGCGCAACGGCTGGCTGGTGGTCGATGAAGCATTTGGCGATACCGTGCCGCAGTTGAGCGTAGCGGCCTGGTCTGATCGTCCGGGCCTGATTGTGCTGCGCTCGGTGGGCAAGTTTTTCGGCCTGGCGGGACTGCGGCTGGGTTTCGTGGCGGCACAGCCTGCGCTGTTATCAGCGTTGTCGGATGTTCTCGGCCCGTGGTCGGTGAGTGGCCCGGCACACGACATCGGCTGCGCTGCCCTGGCCGATCGTTCCTGGCAGCAGGCGATGCGCAAACATTTGCTGAGCGCTGGCGAGCGTTTACATGGGCTGCTGGCCAGTCACGCGATCAGCGCGAGCGGCGGCGCCCTGTATCAATGGTGGTCCGAGCCGCACGCCGAAGCATTTTGGCAGCACATGGCGCAACGTGGCATTTGGGTGCGCTGGTTCACGCGCGGTGCGCGTGGCATACGGCTTGGGTTGCCGCTGGACGAGGCTGGCTGGCAGCGTCTGGAGCAGGCGCTTGCGGCATGGACTGCAGCGCAAACAGGGCTGTGCGAAAAACCGCAGCAAGCACGCAAACACAGAGGAGAGTGTCCATGA
- a CDS encoding bifunctional diguanylate cyclase/phosphodiesterase, whose protein sequence is MWQSYRAIETRADAETAVVARTVAAQLSERFARYDYLLSHAQADLQQDLAQGKPLSTARLQRELTLWQGSDPEIVAVRVADASGRLIDQTRPVSIADQAHFRLHRDTPDPGRLITGPVVGRVAGDWVMLMSRRLNGPDGRFAGVVFLPLKVEHFEQRFARYGLMPGAAVALYDKNLILMARIPPLPHRLGKPLQGSPLIDRVHAGQRTGRYRHVTVQDGIERFYSYTWIEGTPLFVLVGLPVAALMQGWWQLFWTVIGLGAVVLALFWGLVWIFFHAEARAQQRAEELSAAYAQTTRRLKSLLAATPDNVWFKDAQGRYIEVNPAYAQLAGLTEAEMLGKTADEVWPVPIAQQIRRSDEEARASGRGVQDELAFATAAGARVFENMRAPVFGSDGAFLGMAGIGRDITRRKANEEGLRLAAVMFDQSAEAVMITDAEQHILRVNHAFNRTTGYACEEVIGQTPRILQSGRHDTVFYRAMWESIRETGHWQGEIWERRKSGEIYPQWLSISGVHDGQGEVTHYISIFTDITEQKAQATRLEQLAFYDPLTGLPNRALSADRLKQALGAAHRHGQRVALLFLDLNRFKEINDTQGHTIGDAVLIEVARRFQSVLRQEETLARLGGDEFVVIVEEAEQSAVAVIAERFEQALSEPIVVSGYTYALGVSIGIALYPEDGATCQELLKQADIAMYRAKASGGGYRFYRPEMSAGLTERMALARDLQHTLRGEGGNLELYYQPQVDLQTRALVGAEALLRWHHPERGMVSPGVFIPIAEERSMMIDLGDWVLREACRQMKAWQAAGLNFPGRLAVNIAAQQIEDTGFASKIRAIVREAGVAPADLELELTESGLMRNMEQALDMMTILKAAGFALSIDDFGTGYSSLAYLKRFPADKLKIDMSFVRDMLKDRHDHATVGTIISMARNFGLKTVAEGVEQAAQAETLLAMGCNEAQGYYFDRPEAAEVFAQKWLGAAACGSVLR, encoded by the coding sequence TTGTGGCAAAGCTACCGCGCCATCGAGACGCGGGCTGATGCCGAGACGGCGGTCGTGGCGCGCACCGTGGCCGCCCAGCTGTCCGAGCGCTTCGCCCGCTACGATTATCTGCTCTCCCACGCCCAAGCGGACTTGCAGCAGGACCTCGCACAAGGCAAGCCGCTCTCCACTGCGCGGTTACAGCGCGAGTTGACCCTTTGGCAAGGCAGCGATCCGGAAATCGTTGCCGTGCGGGTCGCCGACGCAAGCGGCAGACTCATCGATCAGACCAGACCGGTCTCCATCGCTGACCAGGCCCATTTCCGCCTGCACCGCGACACTCCCGATCCGGGCCGCCTGATCACCGGGCCTGTCGTGGGCCGTGTGGCGGGTGATTGGGTGATGCTCATGAGCCGGCGCCTGAACGGCCCGGACGGGCGCTTTGCCGGCGTCGTTTTCCTGCCCCTCAAAGTCGAACACTTCGAACAGCGCTTCGCCCGCTATGGCCTGATGCCGGGTGCGGCCGTTGCGCTGTATGACAAGAACCTCATCCTCATGGCGCGCATCCCCCCGCTGCCGCACAGGCTCGGCAAGCCCCTGCAAGGCTCCCCCTTGATAGACAGGGTGCATGCCGGACAGCGCACGGGCCGGTACCGGCATGTCACCGTACAGGACGGCATCGAACGCTTTTACAGCTACACCTGGATCGAGGGCACGCCGCTCTTCGTCCTGGTCGGATTACCGGTGGCGGCACTGATGCAAGGGTGGTGGCAACTCTTCTGGACGGTGATCGGCCTGGGGGCGGTGGTGCTCGCATTGTTCTGGGGCCTCGTGTGGATATTCTTTCATGCCGAGGCGCGCGCGCAACAGCGGGCCGAGGAGCTGAGCGCGGCCTACGCGCAAACCACCCGGCGTCTCAAATCCCTGCTTGCCGCAACACCGGATAATGTCTGGTTCAAGGATGCTCAGGGGCGTTACATCGAGGTCAACCCGGCCTATGCGCAACTTGCCGGGCTGACCGAGGCCGAGATGCTGGGCAAGACCGCCGACGAAGTATGGCCGGTGCCCATCGCGCAACAGATCCGGCGCAGCGATGAGGAAGCGCGCGCAAGCGGGCGGGGGGTGCAGGACGAACTGGCCTTCGCGACGGCGGCAGGCGCGCGGGTGTTTGAAAATATGCGCGCGCCGGTGTTCGGCAGTGACGGTGCGTTTCTAGGCATGGCGGGAATAGGCCGCGATATTACGCGGCGCAAGGCGAACGAGGAGGGGCTGCGCCTTGCCGCCGTGATGTTCGATCAAAGCGCCGAGGCCGTGATGATTACGGACGCAGAGCAACATATTCTCAGGGTAAACCATGCTTTTAACCGGACAACGGGTTATGCCTGCGAGGAAGTGATCGGACAGACGCCGCGCATCCTGCAATCCGGACGGCACGATACGGTTTTTTATCGCGCCATGTGGGAGAGCATTCGAGAAACCGGGCACTGGCAGGGGGAAATATGGGAGCGGCGCAAAAGCGGGGAAATTTATCCCCAATGGCTGTCCATCTCCGGCGTGCACGACGGGCAAGGGGAGGTCACTCACTACATCAGCATCTTTACCGATATTACCGAGCAGAAGGCGCAAGCAACGCGCCTCGAACAGCTGGCCTTTTACGATCCCCTGACCGGGTTGCCCAACCGGGCGCTGTCCGCCGATCGCCTGAAACAGGCGCTCGGCGCTGCCCATCGGCATGGGCAGCGGGTGGCGCTGCTGTTTCTGGACCTCAACCGCTTCAAGGAAATCAATGACACCCAGGGGCATACCATTGGGGACGCGGTGCTCATTGAAGTCGCCCGCCGCTTTCAGTCCGTCTTGCGGCAGGAAGAAACGCTGGCCCGGCTCGGCGGCGACGAGTTCGTCGTCATCGTCGAGGAGGCCGAGCAGTCGGCTGTCGCCGTCATTGCTGAACGTTTTGAACAGGCCCTTTCAGAGCCCATCGTGGTCAGTGGGTACACGTATGCGCTGGGGGTCAGCATCGGCATTGCGTTGTATCCCGAGGATGGTGCCACGTGTCAAGAGTTGCTCAAGCAGGCCGACATCGCCATGTACCGTGCCAAGGCATCAGGCGGCGGCTATCGCTTCTACCGGCCGGAGATGAGCGCGGGGCTGACCGAGCGCATGGCCCTGGCCCGGGATCTCCAGCACACCCTGCGCGGGGAAGGAGGTAATCTGGAACTCTACTACCAGCCGCAGGTGGACCTGCAAACCCGGGCGCTGGTCGGCGCCGAGGCCCTGTTGCGCTGGCACCACCCGGAACGGGGCATGGTCAGTCCGGGCGTGTTCATTCCGATCGCCGAGGAGCGCAGCATGATGATCGACCTGGGCGATTGGGTGCTGCGCGAGGCCTGCCGCCAGATGAAAGCCTGGCAGGCGGCGGGGTTGAATTTCCCGGGCCGGCTCGCCGTCAATATCGCCGCCCAGCAGATCGAGGACACCGGCTTTGCCAGCAAGATACGGGCCATCGTGCGTGAGGCAGGCGTCGCCCCCGCTGACCTTGAGCTGGAACTCACCGAAAGCGGCCTGATGCGGAACATGGAGCAGGCGCTCGACATGATGACTATCCTGAAAGCGGCGGGCTTTGCACTCTCGATCGACGATTTCGGCACCGGCTACTCGTCGCTTGCCTACCTCAAGCGTTTTCCCGCGGACAAGCTCAAGATCGACATGTCGTTTGTGCGCGACATGCTGAAAGATCGCCATGATCACGCCACCGTCGGCACCATCATCAGTATGGCGCGCAACTTCGGCCTCAAGACGGTTGCCGAAGGCGTGGAACAGGCGGCGCAGGCGGAAACGCTGCTGGCAATGGGCTGCAATGAGGCACAGGGCTATTATTTTGACCGCCCCGAAGCCGCGGAGGTCTTTGCGCAGAAATGGCTCGGGGCGGCCGCCTGTGGAAGCGTGCTGCGATGA
- the cobU gene encoding bifunctional adenosylcobinamide kinase/adenosylcobinamide-phosphate guanylyltransferase — MIRTLVLGGARSGKSAYAEQLAAATGKAVIYVATAQEGDAEMAARIACHRQRRDRAWMTVEEPLALGAAIAKWSGPERLVLIDCLTAWLSNLLFAQTQIFPEVGEIIPPACFREERERFLQALEQAAGDVILVSNEVGMGVIPQGALSRWFVDEAGRLNQAVAAGCERAVWVAAGLPLMLKG; from the coding sequence ATGATTCGTACGCTGGTATTGGGTGGCGCACGCTCCGGCAAAAGCGCCTATGCCGAACAGCTCGCTGCGGCTACCGGCAAGGCGGTGATCTATGTCGCGACCGCGCAAGAGGGCGATGCCGAAATGGCGGCGCGCATTGCCTGCCATCGGCAGCGGCGCGATCGCGCCTGGATGACCGTTGAAGAACCGCTGGCCCTGGGTGCTGCCATCGCAAAATGGAGCGGGCCGGAACGCTTGGTCCTGATCGATTGCCTGACCGCCTGGCTTTCCAATTTACTGTTCGCACAGACGCAGATTTTTCCCGAGGTGGGCGAGATTATTCCGCCCGCGTGCTTTCGCGAGGAACGCGAGCGCTTCCTGCAAGCGCTGGAGCAAGCCGCCGGCGATGTGATCCTGGTATCCAATGAAGTCGGCATGGGCGTGATCCCGCAAGGCGCGCTATCGCGCTGGTTTGTCGATGAAGCGGGCCGCTTGAATCAGGCGGTGGCGGCAGGCTGCGAGCGTGCGGTGTGGGTCGCCGCCGGCTTGCCGCTGATGCTGAAAGGCTGA
- a CDS encoding IS30 family transposase — MSIEKRPAIVDSRKRFGGWEGDLVIGAGQQQTLVTLNERKSRYSLIAHVPFKTAQVVSDAMIYLLMPVAAFVHTVTADYGKKFAQHDQIAKKPDAGFFFVHPYASRERGANENMNGLIRQFFP, encoded by the coding sequence GTGTCGATTGAGAAGCGCCCGGCTATCGTCGACAGCCGCAAGCGTTTCGGCGGCTGGGAAGGCGACTTGGTCATTGGTGCCGGCCAGCAACAGACGCTCGTCACGCTCAACGAGCGCAAGTCTCGCTATTCCTTGATCGCCCATGTTCCGTTCAAGACCGCACAGGTTGTCTCGGATGCCATGATTTACCTGCTGATGCCTGTTGCGGCCTTTGTTCATACCGTGACAGCCGACTATGGGAAGAAGTTCGCTCAGCACGACCAGATCGCCAAGAAACCCGATGCCGGCTTCTTCTTCGTTCATCCCTATGCCTCCCGGGAGCGTGGTGCCAATGAGAACATGAACGGTCTGATCCGCCAGTTCTTCCCGTAA
- the cbiB gene encoding adenosylcobinamide-phosphate synthase CbiB, producing MLMALNVTMIALLVIIGVVLDLILGEVRRWHPLVGFGRLANGLERRLNQGERKYWTGALAWLLAVLPLVLLAYWSIRWSAVLGIWASAGIHAVLLYFSLGLRSLRDHALPIERALAQNDLARARRLTARIVSRDTAQADASSLARAGVESLLENGNDAVFGTLFWFMVAGGPGAVLFRLANTLDAMWGYRTPRHHAFGCVAARIDDALNWIPARLTALSYALLGNTRQALRCWHTQAPDWSSPNAGPVMAAGAGALGLALGGAAVYDGVIENRPALGSGCAARATDIGRAWRLVAGTTALWMVMLSIAACISFLKG from the coding sequence ATGCTGATGGCGCTGAACGTAACGATGATCGCGCTGCTGGTCATCATCGGCGTGGTACTCGATCTGATTCTTGGCGAGGTGCGGCGCTGGCATCCGCTGGTGGGGTTTGGCCGGCTGGCCAATGGACTGGAACGCAGGCTGAATCAGGGCGAACGCAAATACTGGACGGGTGCGTTGGCCTGGCTGTTGGCGGTATTGCCGTTGGTGCTGCTCGCGTATTGGAGCATCCGCTGGAGCGCGGTCCTGGGAATATGGGCGAGCGCCGGCATACACGCGGTGCTGCTTTATTTCAGCCTCGGGCTGCGCAGTTTGCGCGACCATGCGCTGCCGATCGAACGGGCGCTGGCACAGAACGACCTGGCCCGGGCGCGCCGGCTAACCGCGCGCATCGTCAGTCGCGACACGGCGCAGGCCGATGCCTCCAGTCTGGCCAGAGCTGGCGTGGAGTCCCTGCTGGAAAACGGCAACGATGCCGTGTTCGGCACGCTGTTCTGGTTCATGGTTGCGGGTGGGCCGGGTGCCGTATTGTTCCGGCTGGCGAATACGCTGGATGCGATGTGGGGATACCGTACCCCGCGCCATCATGCCTTCGGGTGCGTGGCTGCCCGCATCGACGATGCATTGAACTGGATTCCGGCAAGGCTCACCGCATTGTCTTACGCCTTGCTGGGCAATACCCGGCAAGCGTTGCGTTGCTGGCATACGCAGGCGCCAGACTGGTCCAGTCCCAATGCCGGTCCGGTCATGGCGGCGGGTGCCGGCGCCCTGGGCCTCGCACTCGGTGGCGCAGCCGTTTACGATGGGGTGATTGAGAACAGGCCAGCGCTGGGGAGCGGCTGCGCCGCACGCGCGACCGATATCGGACGCGCATGGCGGCTGGTCGCTGGCACAACCGCGCTATGGATGGTCATGCTGAGCATCGCGGCATGCATATCTTTCCTGAAAGGGTGA